The window TTGCTGCAATATCAGCTTAAACAAGGGCCTAAGCATTCGATAGTGTTGGTTACAGATTCGATTGCGGATTTACCAGCTGAATTTATCTTAGAGCATCAAATTCAAGTTTTTCCAATGAATTTATTGTTGGATTCCATCAGTTATCTGGATAAATTAACGCTGACAGCAGCAGATTTTTATCAATTAAATCAGCAAGCGAAGGAAAGACCGACTTCTGCTCAGCCTAATATAAAACAAGTGGAAACACTTTTCGCATTTTTAGAAAATTATTATCAGAAAATAATTGTTGTTACTGTAGCCAGCAAGTTAAGTGGAACATACAATACAATCAAAACAGTCGCTGATAAAGTTCAACAACGAGGGATCCAGATTGCTGTCATCGATTCAAAGAAAAACTCCGCCGCTGAAGGATTAATGGTGATGGAGGCTGCAGAATGGATTGCTGAAGGATTAGACTTTTCAACGATTGTTACAAAAATTAAAGCTGCTACGAAAACGACTGAAATATTAGTGAGTGTTGGAAATCTCAAAGCAATGATTCGTTCAGGGCGGCTGCCTGGAGGAGTTGGACGATTTGCGGATTCTCTTAATTTGAAACCAATTGTTGGTTTAGATAGAGAAGGCGGTGGGACCATCACCGGAATTGCGTTTAATACACAAGCAAACGAACGGAAATTAATGAAACAAGTCCGAAAATTAACTAAAAAGGGTCGACGAATTAAGCGGTATGCGTTAATTCATGCAAATGATTTGCAGCGTAGTCAAACATTAGCTGAAAAATTTACGAAAGAAATTGGATTTCCTCCAGCGTATATGATGGAAATTTCAACAGTTGTTGCCATGAGTGCTGGTGAAGGCTGTGTGGCCATTGCAGTGAGCTTATCAGAGGAAGAGGAGTGATTGAGATGGATTCGACGTATGTTATTGTGGCTGGATTGTTATTTCTTTATTTTACAATTTTATTTGGAGTAGCCCAGCTGTTAGAAAATAATTCGATTGTTGATTTAGCATGGGGACCAGGATTTATTATTGTTGCGGTTAGTAGTTATTGGTTGATGCCAGTTAAGACAATGGCAGCCACTTGGGTAACGGTTCTAGTGACTATCTGGGGTGTAAGGTTGTTCTTACATTTAGCTAAGCGGAATATTGGCAAGCCTGAAGACTATCGTTATGTGAATATGCGTAAACGGTGGGGTACGCATTTTGCAAGATTAAAAGCGTACTTGAATGTTTTTGTGTTACAAGGAGTGCTGCTATATTTAGTATCCTTACCGATTTTTTTGGTCAATACGTCTAGCGTTACCGCTTTTTATTGGTGGAACTATCTCGGCATTATCGTATGGGGAGTTGGGATTTTCTTTGAAGTCGGTGGAGATTATCAATTAACTGTATTTAAAAAACATTCGCTAAATCATGGTAAATTATTAACAACAGGTTTATGGTCACTTACACGTCATCCCAATTATTTTGGTGAAGCGACTAGCTGGTGGGGGATTTATTTGATTACATTAACCTATACTGGTGCAATTTGGGGCTTTTTTGGACCATTAATCATTACCTTACTACTATTATATGTATCAGGTGTTCCGTTGTTAGAAAAGAAATACAAAGATCGACCCGATTTTATCGCCTATGCACAGCAAACATCCAAATTTATTCCTTGGATAGGAAAGAAAAGTTTATGACAAAATGATTTCAAATTAATACAAACATGATTAAAATGCTCAAGAAAAATTCACAAGCACATCACTTTTTTGAGATAAATCTTCTTTATTTTTATGAAAATGAAAAATAGATAAAATAACGAAAAAATATAAATTCAGAATTGTGTTATTTAGTTACTAAGTATGATAAAATTACTCTCGGATCAATGAAAAATTAAGTGTTTCATTGACAAATAGGTTAGGAGGAAGAATATGTTAAAAAAAGGAATTGCTGAATTTATTGGGACATTCGTCTTAGTATTGTTTGGTACAGGAACAGCAGTGTTAGGTGGAGGAATTGAAGGAATTGGTACACTAGGAATTGCAATGGCTTTTGGTTTATCAATTGTTGCAATGGCATATAGTATTGGAACAGTTTCAGGTTGTCATGTAAATCCAGCAGTATCAGTTGCAATGTATGTCAACAAACGTTTATCATTAACAGAATTAGCTTACTATATTGGTGGTCAAATTCTTGGAGCACTTGCTGGAACAGCGGTATTAAAGGCTATTTTAGTAAGCTCAGATTTAGACGTTGCCAATTTAGGGCAAAATGGTTTTGGTAAATTAGGTAGCATGGGTGCCTTTTTAGTAGAAGCAATTTTAACATTCGTATTTGTTTTAGTTATTATAGTAGTAACAGGTAAACACGGAAACCCTGCATTTGCAGG is drawn from Carnobacterium gallinarum DSM 4847 and contains these coding sequences:
- a CDS encoding DUF1295 domain-containing protein, with translation MDSTYVIVAGLLFLYFTILFGVAQLLENNSIVDLAWGPGFIIVAVSSYWLMPVKTMAATWVTVLVTIWGVRLFLHLAKRNIGKPEDYRYVNMRKRWGTHFARLKAYLNVFVLQGVLLYLVSLPIFLVNTSSVTAFYWWNYLGIIVWGVGIFFEVGGDYQLTVFKKHSLNHGKLLTTGLWSLTRHPNYFGEATSWWGIYLITLTYTGAIWGFFGPLIITLLLLYVSGVPLLEKKYKDRPDFIAYAQQTSKFIPWIGKKSL
- a CDS encoding aquaporin, coding for MLKKGIAEFIGTFVLVLFGTGTAVLGGGIEGIGTLGIAMAFGLSIVAMAYSIGTVSGCHVNPAVSVAMYVNKRLSLTELAYYIGGQILGALAGTAVLKAILVSSDLDVANLGQNGFGKLGSMGAFLVEAILTFVFVLVIIVVTGKHGNPAFAGLVIGLTLVLIHLLGIPLTGTSVNPARSISPAIFAGGEALSQLWVFILAPIVGGILAAIVGKSLLGSEEA